From a single Granulicella aggregans genomic region:
- a CDS encoding ArnT family glycosyltransferase, producing the protein MPAILVVLACALLALGFIRRGSGLRQALIYSSIPLSIFIVFSTETLSVFHALTRTSIPVIWVVFAGGGFLFSRVPQTDHSAHFEPLKVWRDLDQSERWMLGALTLIAGLVGLTALLSAPNTWDAMEYHMPRVVEWISNRGVQLYPTIDHQQLSMPPFSEYAILHLQLLFGSDRLANMVQWLAYVGCMLVASLIAAELGGNRRVQILAAVISGTIETGILGASGTKNDYTLSYWVATAVLLLLQWKRQQSWALTLAIASALSLSVFSKGTGYAFLPPLVLFCFFMWSWKAQKTFLLRLPILALICVMVSGPLWARNHEFSGSILGPPFFDGAGPDEGRMYGNRHLTPTRSAANVLRNIALNLAVPVGKVNAITTKVFSIAIHALGVEPSDPSQLVLAQSGYLPPFNIEFRPFSETQASNQLHFILLIAAGVLCLWKRKQFSRDTLLFAFGIAGGFVLYAILLRWSPWNARYQLPVFVLGASFSALVLVRITPRWTSAIAACLLLLGVALSVKNSSRPLVDRQYSLITSPRERTYFFDHHWDSADSFIQAARAASGKSCNSIGIDANENHFEYPMMALLNRDGRQRSISYVGVHNSTIAYKHPAQVAPCTVVCLSCALRPEQGTYQKQFKSMETFGDILVFSDPIPSDAVNAVSALYPILAVTQKAQPFHP; encoded by the coding sequence GTGCCCGCCATTCTTGTCGTTCTTGCATGCGCCTTGCTTGCGCTGGGCTTCATTCGGCGCGGTTCCGGACTTCGACAGGCATTAATCTACTCAAGCATTCCTCTCTCGATCTTTATTGTCTTTTCAACGGAGACGTTGAGCGTCTTCCATGCTCTGACAAGGACGTCCATTCCAGTGATCTGGGTCGTCTTCGCGGGGGGCGGGTTTCTGTTCTCCCGAGTGCCTCAGACAGACCACTCTGCTCACTTCGAACCTCTGAAGGTCTGGCGTGATCTCGATCAATCGGAGCGTTGGATGTTGGGCGCGCTCACGCTGATCGCAGGCCTTGTCGGCCTGACCGCTCTGCTGAGTGCACCGAACACCTGGGACGCTATGGAGTACCACATGCCCCGCGTGGTGGAGTGGATCAGCAATCGCGGCGTCCAGTTGTATCCCACCATCGACCATCAGCAACTGTCGATGCCTCCTTTCTCTGAGTACGCGATCCTTCACCTTCAACTCCTCTTTGGTTCCGACCGGCTGGCCAACATGGTACAGTGGCTTGCTTATGTCGGCTGCATGTTGGTAGCCTCGCTGATCGCTGCTGAACTCGGCGGTAACAGGCGAGTCCAGATCCTGGCTGCGGTCATCAGCGGCACCATCGAGACGGGTATCCTCGGTGCCTCCGGAACGAAGAACGACTACACCCTCTCTTACTGGGTCGCCACTGCCGTTCTGCTCCTTCTGCAATGGAAACGGCAGCAAAGCTGGGCACTCACTCTGGCTATCGCTTCTGCGCTTTCACTGTCTGTGTTTTCAAAAGGAACGGGCTATGCATTCCTGCCGCCGCTCGTCCTCTTCTGCTTCTTCATGTGGAGTTGGAAGGCGCAGAAGACGTTTCTGCTCCGACTTCCTATCCTCGCGCTGATCTGCGTGATGGTCAGTGGGCCTCTGTGGGCTAGGAACCACGAGTTCAGCGGATCGATCCTCGGTCCGCCGTTCTTTGATGGTGCCGGACCTGACGAAGGAAGAATGTACGGTAACCGGCACCTTACTCCGACGCGTTCGGCGGCGAATGTTCTCCGAAATATCGCTTTGAACCTTGCGGTTCCGGTCGGCAAGGTCAACGCCATCACGACGAAAGTCTTCTCCATCGCAATTCACGCTTTGGGTGTGGAACCGAGCGACCCATCGCAATTGGTCCTCGCTCAGAGCGGCTATCTTCCCCCCTTCAACATCGAATTCCGGCCGTTCAGCGAAACCCAGGCTAGCAATCAACTGCACTTCATTCTGCTGATTGCTGCGGGAGTGCTCTGTCTGTGGAAGCGGAAGCAGTTCAGCCGGGACACGCTTCTCTTTGCCTTCGGGATCGCTGGCGGCTTCGTCCTGTATGCGATCCTGCTGCGATGGTCTCCCTGGAATGCGAGATACCAGCTACCCGTCTTCGTCCTCGGCGCGTCATTTTCTGCGCTGGTTCTGGTGCGCATCACGCCCCGGTGGACATCTGCCATCGCGGCATGCCTGCTGCTTCTCGGAGTTGCTCTATCGGTCAAGAACTCCTCGCGGCCGCTGGTCGACCGTCAGTACAGCTTGATCACCTCGCCGCGGGAACGGACTTACTTCTTCGACCATCACTGGGACTCGGCGGACTCCTTCATCCAGGCGGCCAGGGCCGCTAGCGGTAAGTCGTGCAACTCGATTGGCATCGACGCCAATGAGAATCACTTCGAGTACCCGATGATGGCGCTGCTCAACCGCGACGGCCGGCAGCGAAGCATCAGCTACGTTGGCGTTCACAATTCGACGATCGCCTACAAGCATCCCGCGCAAGTCGCCCCCTGCACGGTGGTGTGTCTAAGCTGTGCCCTAAGGCCGGAGCAAGGAACCTACCAGAAGCAGTTCAAGAGTATGGAGACCTTCGGCGACATTCTTGTCTTCAGCGACCCAATCCCCAGCGACGCCGTGAATGCAGTGAGCGCCCTCTATCCAATTCTCGCTGTAACGCAAAAGGCGCAGCCGTTTCATCCATAG
- a CDS encoding glycosyltransferase family 2 protein, producing MTEDPEVPSQNTSGGVLTIVMPCLNEAETLAICVQSSLRALRENGIPGEVIVADNGSTDGSQAIAVENGARVVPVPVRGYGAALTAGIKAANTPYVLMIDADDSYNFSHAPRFLAELEKGAGLVMGNRFRGGIEPGAMPFLHKYLGNPVLSLIGRIFFPSPARDFHCGIRAFSKEAFEQMDLHTTGMEFASEMVVKASLLGIPIAEVPTTLKPDGRSRAPHLRTWPDGWRHLRFLMMYSPRWLFLYPGLLLTFLGLAGTIWLLPHARTVGEVRFDVNTLVYATACLLLGYHTVFFAVSAKVFAVTTGLLPENPEFSRWFRLIKLETGLVVGGLTFIISLLAAVWAVAYWEHSGYGPLHVEQMLRITLPSATGMVFGLETCFASFFLSMMGLRRR from the coding sequence ATGACCGAAGATCCAGAGGTTCCATCTCAGAACACAAGCGGCGGCGTTCTCACCATCGTCATGCCGTGTCTGAACGAGGCGGAGACGCTTGCCATCTGTGTGCAGAGTTCTCTGCGTGCGCTGCGTGAAAACGGCATCCCGGGCGAGGTAATTGTGGCCGATAACGGCAGCACGGACGGCTCACAGGCCATCGCCGTCGAGAACGGCGCGCGCGTTGTTCCGGTGCCAGTCCGAGGCTATGGAGCCGCATTGACTGCGGGGATCAAGGCGGCCAATACTCCGTACGTGTTGATGATCGATGCGGATGACAGCTATAACTTCAGTCACGCTCCTCGATTTCTCGCTGAACTTGAAAAGGGAGCGGGCCTGGTCATGGGAAACCGGTTTCGCGGCGGCATTGAACCCGGCGCCATGCCTTTCCTCCATAAGTATCTTGGGAACCCGGTTCTGAGCCTCATTGGAAGGATCTTCTTTCCTTCGCCGGCGCGTGACTTCCACTGCGGCATTCGCGCCTTCTCAAAAGAAGCCTTTGAGCAGATGGACCTGCACACGACGGGTATGGAGTTCGCCAGCGAGATGGTGGTTAAGGCATCGCTGCTCGGCATCCCGATCGCGGAAGTTCCGACAACGCTGAAACCAGATGGCAGAAGCCGCGCACCTCATCTGCGTACATGGCCGGATGGCTGGAGGCATCTCCGCTTCCTGATGATGTACAGCCCGCGTTGGCTCTTCCTCTACCCCGGCTTGCTGCTTACTTTCCTGGGGCTCGCGGGAACGATCTGGCTGTTGCCCCATGCTCGGACGGTGGGTGAGGTGCGTTTTGATGTCAACACCCTCGTCTACGCTACCGCTTGTCTCCTGCTCGGCTACCACACCGTCTTCTTCGCGGTCAGCGCTAAGGTCTTCGCTGTGACCACGGGTCTGCTTCCAGAGAACCCCGAGTTCTCGCGCTGGTTCCGTCTCATCAAACTCGAAACCGGTCTCGTCGTCGGGGGGCTGACATTCATCATCAGTCTGCTCGCGGCTGTCTGGGCCGTCGCTTACTGGGAGCACTCTGGTTATGGTCCGCTCCACGTGGAACAGATGCTCCGCATTACTCTGCCCTCGGCGACAGGAATGGTCTTTGGCCTGGAGACCTGTTTCGCCAGCTTCTTCCTCAGCATGATGGGGCTACGGCGGCGATAG
- a CDS encoding glycoside hydrolase family 88/105 protein, translating to MSVSVSGQSVKEVPAGDAPVDPGPLATEISGSVKPAAVKAAMRKVADWQTARIANLPSQDWTFATLYVGLLAASDTLKNPVYADAVKKVAEHYDWTLGPRESHADDQAIGQSYLKLYEEQPDPIRIATLKKQFDKLRVTPDEPGKPVWWWCDALFMAPPVWTGLAAATHDPRYLDYMDHEWHVTSDLLWDKEERLFFRDATYFDKREKTGHKIFWSRGNGWVMGGLAQVLERMPEKDPRRAFYVKRLQEMADSVAALQSKDGLWRPGLLDPGDYPLPEVSGSAFFVYALSWGINHQVLDAKRFRPVVEKGWAGLVAHIYKDGRLGCIQPIGAAPGAYTAGSSYVFGTGAFLLAGSEVSKMKAVSK from the coding sequence GTGAGCGTCTCCGTATCTGGACAATCGGTCAAGGAGGTTCCGGCAGGAGACGCCCCGGTCGATCCGGGACCGCTTGCCACGGAAATCTCAGGTTCCGTGAAGCCGGCGGCAGTCAAAGCGGCGATGCGGAAGGTTGCGGATTGGCAGACGGCGAGAATTGCAAATCTCCCCAGCCAGGACTGGACCTTCGCCACTCTTTACGTTGGGTTGCTCGCGGCGTCCGATACCCTGAAAAACCCGGTCTACGCCGACGCTGTGAAGAAGGTTGCAGAGCACTACGACTGGACTCTCGGCCCTCGCGAGTCGCATGCGGACGATCAGGCCATCGGGCAGTCGTACTTGAAGCTCTATGAAGAGCAGCCGGATCCGATTCGTATCGCGACTCTGAAGAAGCAGTTCGATAAGTTGAGGGTGACGCCGGACGAACCAGGCAAGCCAGTCTGGTGGTGGTGCGATGCACTGTTTATGGCGCCCCCGGTGTGGACAGGGCTCGCGGCGGCAACCCATGACCCACGCTATCTCGACTACATGGACCATGAGTGGCACGTCACTTCAGACCTTTTGTGGGACAAGGAGGAGCGGCTCTTCTTTCGCGATGCAACCTACTTCGACAAGCGCGAAAAGACTGGCCACAAGATCTTCTGGTCGCGCGGGAATGGCTGGGTAATGGGAGGGCTGGCGCAAGTCCTGGAGCGTATGCCCGAAAAGGACCCTCGCCGCGCCTTCTATGTAAAGAGGTTGCAGGAGATGGCAGACTCAGTCGCAGCGCTTCAGTCGAAAGACGGTCTGTGGCGGCCGGGCCTGCTCGACCCCGGGGACTATCCGTTGCCCGAGGTGTCGGGCTCGGCATTCTTCGTCTACGCGCTTAGCTGGGGAATCAACCATCAGGTACTCGACGCGAAACGCTTTCGTCCTGTCGTGGAGAAAGGCTGGGCGGGCCTCGTCGCGCATATCTACAAGGATGGGAGGCTCGGCTGCATCCAGCCCATCGGCGCTGCGCCGGGAGCTTATACGGCGGGATCCAGCTATGTATTTGGAACCGGAGCGTTCCTTTTGGCGGGCTCCGAAGTAAGCAAGATGAAAGCAGTTTCTAAGTGA
- a CDS encoding DUF4861 domain-containing protein has product MVEIRNPTPVARRSEVVELPLADISRRLHVAIGTPLVARVHGLNEELPTQIYASEVDGRPDQLLVLVDLSPAQRTKLDIDAVPEAPKFEPRVQGRLVPERMDDFAWENDLVAYRVYGPALQATGEIASGIDVWSKRVPDFITKSWYKRDREGARTHNPELSYHRDNGQGLDSYEVGSSRGCGGTAAYVNGVFYSSKNFTSARILASGPIRLDFLLEYDPWSVGGGTVRELKRITLDAGSRLNRMRSTFRFEGAVNDSTTVTVAAGIAMHKDATLHQPGSAIASVWDTPQLASAGRIGTALVVPSNEKARFTSLPIQGNVAGNAFFLFDIKSGETIDYYAGSAWSQGGTPTQGDFDRDLKQKKIRLDQTVTYRWIGARK; this is encoded by the coding sequence GTGGTCGAGATTAGAAATCCGACTCCGGTGGCGAGGCGCAGTGAGGTTGTAGAACTGCCGCTGGCCGACATATCGCGTCGGCTGCATGTGGCCATCGGCACCCCACTCGTGGCTCGCGTTCATGGCCTCAACGAAGAGCTTCCAACCCAGATATACGCTTCGGAAGTCGATGGCAGGCCAGACCAGTTGCTGGTTCTGGTCGACCTGTCTCCGGCCCAGAGAACGAAGCTTGATATCGATGCGGTGCCCGAAGCTCCGAAGTTCGAGCCGAGGGTGCAGGGCCGGCTGGTTCCTGAGCGGATGGATGACTTTGCCTGGGAGAACGATCTGGTCGCGTACCGCGTATACGGACCCGCGCTGCAGGCGACGGGCGAGATCGCCTCAGGGATCGATGTGTGGTCGAAGCGCGTGCCGGACTTCATCACGAAGAGCTGGTATAAGCGCGATCGCGAGGGTGCCCGCACCCACAACCCGGAGCTCTCGTATCACCGGGACAACGGGCAGGGGTTGGACTCTTACGAGGTGGGCAGCTCACGCGGATGCGGCGGAACCGCGGCTTACGTCAACGGTGTTTTTTATTCTTCGAAGAACTTCACCTCGGCGAGAATATTGGCGAGCGGCCCAATCCGGTTGGACTTCCTGCTCGAATACGATCCTTGGAGTGTGGGCGGAGGGACCGTCCGCGAACTGAAGCGAATCACGCTTGATGCGGGTTCGAGGCTGAACCGAATGCGATCGACCTTTCGCTTCGAGGGCGCAGTGAATGACAGTACAACGGTGACCGTGGCCGCCGGCATAGCGATGCACAAGGATGCAACTCTGCATCAGCCGGGATCGGCGATCGCGTCGGTGTGGGACACGCCTCAGCTTGCCAGTGCTGGGCGAATCGGAACTGCGCTGGTGGTGCCGTCTAATGAGAAAGCCCGCTTCACATCCTTGCCCATTCAGGGCAACGTCGCCGGGAACGCCTTCTTCCTCTTCGACATCAAGAGCGGCGAGACCATCGACTACTACGCGGGGAGCGCCTGGTCGCAAGGTGGAACGCCCACCCAGGGTGATTTCGATCGGGACCTGAAACAGAAAAAGATACGTTTGGATCAGACGGTAACTTATCGATGGATCGGGGCGCGGAAGTAA
- a CDS encoding GH92 family glycosyl hydrolase produces the protein MKIRQSSALIGPLRLASIAILLTTLAWSPLPAGAQTNAASMDRLAAVDPFIGTGPEGHTFPGATLPFGMVQLSPDTQIRPFKQSYKWASGYRYEDSTILGFSHTHFSGSGHSDLGDFLVQPISGEVRLEPGDVEKPMSGYGSRFSHKQEHAEPGYYAVDLQDYGVHAELTATARVGVHRYTFPSGKPAHLLMDLRSSIYNYPGKVLWSRLRVREDGTVTGMRETRGWAPGRQLYFAMRFSQPLLRHSLYDREPLPVEYKGFKTPGTSPEDTQAVEGRGLIAVFDFEPGSSPLVLKVALSSVSEEGAIANMNAEVPGFDFDAVHAAATSMWAAKLGTIDLSASADVRKNLYTALYHAMMSPNLSMDVDGSYRAPDNQVHHADGFHFVSNLSLWDTYRAEQPLMTLLEPQERTSDLVNSMLASQKYSPFGVLPIWQEQGLETWCMIGYHAVPEIADAYMKGIRGFDADQALKAMVASATYAPYGSLGSYMKLGYVPVDHDDEAASKTMEYAFDDWTIARMADAMKRPDVASEFALRAGNWRNNFNVKDGFVEPRLASGTYRVPFDPAKAGSGSGFTEGNAWQYSWYQPQDVQGLIDLLGGKQKLVAKLDAMFDAKIDMKDYAAVEDISGMIGQYIHGNEPSHHLAYLYDYAGEPMRTQERLRHIVESQYRPAPDGLVGNDDLGQMSAWLIFTSLGFYPVAPSSNEYVIGRPFVSEATLHLPNGKKLHIVADGLSDQNAYIQSVTLNGKPLARMYLRHEELLAGGEVRFVMSPKAEATWSREPLEMPFSMSKQ, from the coding sequence ATGAAGATTAGGCAGTCCTCCGCTCTCATCGGCCCACTCCGTCTGGCTTCAATCGCTATCCTGCTGACTACTTTGGCGTGGAGTCCTCTGCCTGCCGGAGCTCAGACCAACGCCGCATCGATGGATCGCCTTGCCGCGGTCGATCCCTTCATCGGCACCGGGCCTGAGGGGCACACATTTCCCGGAGCAACGCTTCCCTTCGGGATGGTCCAGCTCTCGCCGGATACGCAGATCCGCCCCTTCAAGCAGAGCTACAAGTGGGCGTCGGGCTATCGCTACGAGGACTCCACGATCCTCGGCTTTTCGCATACTCACTTTTCGGGCAGCGGCCACTCTGATCTGGGCGACTTCTTAGTTCAGCCCATCTCCGGCGAGGTGCGGCTTGAACCCGGCGACGTAGAGAAGCCCATGTCCGGATATGGCTCGCGCTTCAGTCATAAGCAGGAGCATGCCGAGCCGGGCTACTACGCGGTCGATCTGCAGGACTATGGCGTTCACGCAGAGCTCACGGCGACGGCGCGAGTAGGAGTGCATCGATACACCTTCCCCTCTGGCAAACCCGCACATCTTCTGATGGACCTGCGATCCTCCATCTATAACTATCCGGGCAAAGTGCTGTGGTCTCGGCTTCGCGTACGCGAGGACGGTACTGTAACCGGCATGCGCGAGACCCGTGGATGGGCCCCAGGCAGGCAGCTCTATTTCGCGATGCGCTTCTCGCAACCTTTGCTGCGGCACAGCTTGTACGACCGCGAACCTCTGCCGGTGGAGTACAAGGGCTTCAAGACGCCGGGGACTTCACCCGAAGATACGCAGGCCGTTGAGGGTCGCGGTTTGATTGCGGTCTTCGACTTCGAGCCAGGTAGCTCCCCGCTGGTCCTCAAGGTCGCCTTGTCCTCGGTGAGCGAGGAGGGCGCTATCGCCAACATGAACGCCGAGGTGCCGGGGTTCGACTTCGACGCTGTTCATGCCGCTGCCACTTCGATGTGGGCGGCTAAGCTTGGCACAATCGATCTCTCCGCATCTGCGGACGTTCGCAAGAACCTTTACACCGCGCTCTATCACGCCATGATGTCGCCCAATCTCAGCATGGATGTGGACGGCAGCTATCGCGCTCCGGACAACCAGGTCCATCATGCCGATGGCTTCCACTTCGTCTCGAACCTTAGCCTGTGGGACACCTACCGTGCAGAGCAGCCGCTGATGACGCTGCTCGAGCCGCAGGAGCGCACTAGTGACCTTGTCAACTCGATGCTGGCATCGCAAAAGTACAGCCCCTTCGGCGTCCTGCCGATCTGGCAGGAGCAGGGCCTTGAGACATGGTGCATGATCGGCTACCACGCTGTGCCCGAGATCGCGGATGCCTACATGAAGGGGATCCGCGGCTTCGATGCCGATCAGGCGTTGAAGGCGATGGTGGCGAGCGCAACGTACGCTCCCTACGGGAGCCTGGGTAGCTACATGAAGCTCGGCTACGTGCCGGTTGATCATGACGACGAGGCCGCGTCGAAGACCATGGAGTATGCCTTCGATGACTGGACGATCGCCCGCATGGCCGATGCGATGAAGAGGCCGGACGTGGCGTCTGAGTTTGCGCTTCGCGCCGGGAACTGGCGGAACAATTTCAATGTGAAGGATGGTTTCGTGGAGCCGCGTCTTGCCAGCGGCACGTACCGCGTGCCCTTCGATCCGGCGAAAGCAGGCAGCGGAAGCGGCTTTACCGAGGGCAATGCGTGGCAATACTCCTGGTATCAGCCGCAGGACGTTCAGGGCTTGATCGATCTGCTCGGAGGCAAGCAGAAGCTGGTGGCAAAGCTCGATGCCATGTTCGACGCGAAGATTGATATGAAGGACTACGCCGCTGTGGAAGACATCAGCGGCATGATCGGCCAGTATATCCACGGGAACGAGCCGAGCCATCACCTGGCCTATCTGTACGACTATGCCGGCGAACCCATGCGTACACAGGAGAGGCTGCGGCATATCGTGGAATCCCAGTATCGTCCCGCTCCCGATGGCCTGGTGGGAAATGACGATCTTGGGCAGATGTCGGCGTGGCTTATCTTTACGTCGCTGGGGTTCTATCCGGTTGCGCCTAGCTCGAATGAGTACGTGATCGGGAGGCCGTTCGTCAGCGAAGCTACGCTTCATCTTCCAAATGGAAAGAAGCTTCACATCGTTGCCGACGGCCTGAGCGATCAGAATGCATATATCCAGTCCGTCACCTTAAATGGTAAGCCTCTGGCGCGCATGTATCTTCGGCACGAGGAGTTGCTGGCTGGCGGCGAAGTGCGCTTCGTGATGAGTCCGAAAGCGGAGGCGACCTGGTCACGAGAACCCCTGGAGATGCCGTTCTCCATGTCGAAACAGTAA
- a CDS encoding sugar phosphate isomerase/epimerase family protein — MKAISRRTFVGGAASVAAMSLGRGIAMANPLGLPLAIQLYSVRDQMREDFAGALAGVSAAGFTVVEAAALPKMSAAEVRAALDNTGLRCVSAHHGFNDLHTRFDEVADYDKQLGVKFIICASPGHRDPSTASQPMTLDDWHYMADQFNEMGSKLESRGIRFGYHNHVGEFAAIDGKVPYFELLRLADPKKVTFELDCGWASVAGMNPIELMKANPHRISMLHVKDFVLTGKPSPESHDAKVTELGRGSVDYHPIFAEAARSQHIEYAFVEQEAFTMPWKESLKVDADYLRAFKG; from the coding sequence GTGAAGGCTATCTCGCGCAGGACGTTTGTTGGTGGTGCTGCTTCGGTTGCAGCTATGAGTTTGGGCCGTGGCATCGCCATGGCGAATCCGCTGGGTCTGCCGCTGGCCATCCAGCTTTACTCGGTGCGGGACCAGATGCGCGAGGACTTCGCAGGCGCGCTGGCGGGCGTGAGTGCGGCGGGCTTTACCGTGGTCGAGGCTGCTGCCCTGCCGAAAATGAGTGCTGCCGAAGTGCGCGCGGCGCTCGACAATACGGGCCTGCGCTGCGTGAGCGCACATCACGGCTTCAACGATCTGCACACGCGGTTCGATGAGGTTGCGGACTACGATAAGCAGCTGGGTGTAAAGTTCATCATCTGCGCCAGTCCTGGTCATCGTGATCCGTCGACAGCTTCGCAGCCGATGACGCTTGATGATTGGCATTACATGGCCGATCAGTTCAACGAGATGGGTTCGAAGCTTGAATCCAGGGGGATTCGCTTCGGATATCACAATCACGTTGGGGAGTTTGCAGCTATCGATGGGAAGGTTCCTTACTTTGAGTTGCTGCGTCTTGCCGATCCTAAGAAAGTGACTTTCGAGCTTGACTGCGGCTGGGCTTCTGTTGCTGGGATGAATCCGATCGAGCTGATGAAGGCCAATCCGCATCGCATCTCGATGCTGCATGTGAAGGACTTTGTTCTCACGGGAAAGCCGTCGCCGGAGTCGCATGACGCCAAGGTGACGGAGCTTGGGCGCGGCAGCGTGGACTACCACCCGATCTTCGCGGAAGCTGCGCGGTCTCAGCACATCGAGTATGCGTTTGTGGAGCAGGAAGCCTTCACGATGCCGTGGAAGGAATCGCTCAAGGTCGACGCCGACTATCTTCGCGCGTTCAAAGGCTGA